The DNA region ATGTTCTGAGGATGAAGAGCGCGTTGCGCTGAGATCCTTGCAGTTTCGCTGGCAAAAAGGGGATCGCTGAAAAGCTGCAGTCTAGGAATTTATTTATAGGATTAATCTGGCTTTAACCTCCTAATTATTACTATCTATCTCAAAATTTTGAACAGGGTAAGAGCACAAGAACTCTGGTATGAGAAATGGTGAGCGTGAAGCAGAAACTCTATAGTAAAGAAAATGACTTGTAAAGGAAAAGAGCACCTGACTTGTCCAAAGctgcttttcctgttctttttttccagttttgtgtTCCACACCAGAACTGTACTAAAAGAGAAGCTCATGGTCTGTGGCTGAGTGCTGCTTGGGTCCCACCAGTGCCTGTTGGTCAGACAGAGGTGGCTCTTGGAGCTGCCTGGAGTTAGCAGTGATgggcccctctgctctgctgcagcaagtGCATTCCAGCTGCGGCTCTGTGCTTGGGTTGTAGACCAAACTGTCTCACACCACTTCAGCATCGCTTGCTGCATTATTTTGCTAAAATATGGCAATTTCCTGGATGTACaagcattttatatatatttatgtgcaTAGAAAGGACTAATCTGGACTTCAATAGAGGTCAGAAACTGAGCCAGCACTTTAAGGTTGTAGCATGCAGAATGATGTATACAATTCTCCAGATTTGGAATGAACCTGCTGAGTGCAGAACGTGTATGGAAAGCAAGCTGAACCCTGATGGTGGTGCAGTTCTGCTTTAGCATAGGCAGATGTGCGTTTCCCAGGGCTTCTCAGCAGTCCTGTGGGTTGGCATGAAGCAATGGGGGATGTTTCCCTTCGAGATCCAACAAAAGGAAGAGTGCTTTAACAGACCTACAGCGATTGTGATACCTGTGGCCGTAACTTATTTCTGATGCCAAAAGCAGTGCCACTGCAGTGTCTGTCAGCAGAAGCTATTCTTTGGTTAATATTTTTGATGGTTTTTAAGAAACAGCTGTTGCTGAATGGTCGGCTGTGATACCATAGCGTGAGACTTCTCTGCGCTGAGCTTCCAAGCTCTGGGGTTCTGGGAGCTTACTGGAGCTCAGGATTCACTGCTCGCAGTACTTGCAGCTGTGAAGGTTGGTCCCCTGTGAGCAGTGAAGAGGCTGAAGCCACAAATCCCACTCGGGTTTTAAGAATGATACACAGAGTTAATTAGACAGTAGtcactttattttaataaatacaaaaaggGCTTCTTAGAGACTTATATAGATCAGCAGTGATGGCAGAGTAAGTATCTGGACGAGGATGTAGGGCAAACATACCACAATGCTCTCGTTCAGTCAGTAGTTTTACTAAGTGTGCTCTCCTAAGTGCATGGTCCTACCGTGTCCTGTCCTGATTGTAACTGAGAGGAGAAATACGCCCTCTGTATGTTAAATATGAAGGCGACTATAATAAAAGATCTCATTTTCCAAATAATCAAAACTAAAGTGAGTCCGAGTGCCTGTAGAAACAAAGTGTTTGCCTAGATGCTGAAATCACCGCTGTGCCTTGCTGTCCTAGGGAACAAAGATAGCAATTAACGTGATCATCGTTAACACGGAGGAAGCCTTGTTAAGGCCTCTcagggctggcagagctgcactgtTGGCCCAGGAGTTGGGGATGGGGCCAAGCAGCCTTGGCTGCAGCACCCTGTATGGGCCGggtgggcagagctgcaggcagggtgctgctgctgccagcagtccCAGTGGCACATTGAGGTTTGCCGTTATATCTTCTTAACTGTCATTGCAAGCATCATCCAGAACGTTTGCTGTTTGGTATTTGAACAGGAATAGTACTGATAAACCACCATCTCGTTAGCTGTTGCCTGAGAAGTGCACCTAAAACTATTGTAAAGATTAAAACAGAGGTCACATGTAAAAGATCTTATGGAAACAGTGTTCAGGTACCAGAGTTCTtctaataaaaactgaaatgcttttgcaaATTCTCTGCCCAAGGTGTAACTTTTAATATTTACTAATTGTGATTTATCAGATGCTGAAAGATGCGGTTGCATCTCATTTGTTTCctaactataaaaaaaaaataagttaaaaattTCCATGTCTGTTTTCCtagtgggagaaaaaagaaaaaaaaaaactagtctttatgttttaaaagggaaaagccTCTGACTGACTTAACCTCACGCCTTGTGTTTACTGACTACTTTCCGATGCTGAGTGTGAAGATGATCCGGCCCAGGAAGCGGTCGCTGTTAACGTCATTGATGATCCCTTTCCCATTCAGCTTGCACTGAATGTGGACCAAACTATTCCTCTTCACGTCTGTGAAGTGCATGGCCACCAGGGGGGACGTGTAGTTGacctgaaaaagagaaagacacGTTCAgttcagagcagaaaagcagacaaGGCTCCGTTGTGTTTGGTGAATACCTTGAGTGCTTCACCGTTGTGGGGCAGCTCAGTGCTTTTTCCTATGCCCATCATCACTCCAAGCACCAAAGCAAAACCCCTGGCAGTGCAGGCTGTCACCGTCaggaacagctgctgctgttcaacTGCCCTGTGCCAGCTGCCCGCCTTGCAGGGGTTTTGGCACTTCTGCCACTGAAGGTTCTGGGGGACTTTCCCTCCATGCCACCCCAGCACACCCTGCCCCAGCACCCTGCTGTTGGGAGCTCTGGGGCCCTAACAAAGCCTGTTTTGGTGCTGCGGGAGCTGAACGTGaccatccctgctgctggaagggggAAGGAGTGTCCTTTGAGGGTTTGTCAGGGACGGAAATAGAGTGCTGTAATCCCAGTGTCTGCAGCCTCCCTCCTGCACCTGCCCAAAATAGCCAGAAACACACCTCTGTACCCACACCTTTCCCAGGAGAGATAACAGTTGCTGGGGCATCTGTGTCCTTACTTACGTGCGTGAGCTTGCCGTAGTAGGGGTAATACATGAGGTCAAATGTGCCGTTTCCAGGGTAGAAATCCACTGACCTCAGATCGCTCTCATTGCCTTTCTGGggttgaaacaaaacaaaggcacAGTGTGTGGAACACAGAATGCACTCCCCTTGCAGGGAGGTGAAGGAACTTTAGTCCCTGTCTCCTGCAgttccccatccctgctgtAGCAAGCCAGAGAAACCTGTGCCAGGAGGGCACAGGCAAAGGTTGCAGTGTGCCATGCTGCTTGCTGCTCTCTGTCTGGCTATTTCACTGTTGCAACAAGAGTATGGACCAGATGCACTGTGTGGGAGCTGCTCCTTCCCCCTGTGCTACTTGCAGAGCACTCTCGGGGTGGGGGCTGTAGAGGGATGCAGCTGTTCCTAATTCCTGACTGTGGGATAATGGGAGGGGGTCTGAGGGGCATGAGGGCACGGGCACAGCAGTACCTGCACTTTGCAGTCCACGTTCACAGGGACCCCTGCACCAGGGCGGTAGCCTATGatctgcagaaacaaaagacaTCCACAGCTGTATGTAGTACAGTGCCACGTGTGCATTGCCTTCCTTCCGAGGGCTCTTGCTGGCCACAATGCTCAGGAGGAGCGCAGTGTCTCACAGCCCTGCACTGTGCCACTTGCCCGTGCCTGAGCACTGGGTGGGCGCCTGGCTGGAGGGGCAGAGCAGTGTGTTGGGAGCATCCCTGCTGGGACACAGCCACCTCCCTGTGTGCAGCTTGCTCCCCTTTGTGTTCGTTTTGCCAACAGTACACACTGAGCTGTCCTGGCATTAGAAAATTGCAAATGAATTTGGTTCTATAAAAATACCCATTATAAAGAGACATCTTGGGGCGCAGCATTAAAGCTTGGTTCCTCCCTGAGAGGAGTGTGGCACACATCCTGAGAGCTCCCAGCCCTTCATCAAATCAAACCCACCCAGTTTTGTAGTGCTTCTTTGTAATACTTTCTGGCTGGTACAAGCAGGTTTGGATTTCTCAGTCCCCTTTCCGTGGACCTGGGAAGAGGCTGAGTTTTGGGCTCTGCGCTGTTTTTAGCCTGTCCGCTGGGGTACACTGAAGGGAGGAACAAGGACAACCAGAATTTCTGTACCCGGTTCATCTTCAGCAGGATGCAGGGCTGGCCCTTAGAGAAGCCAAACGTCGGATCCTCGATCCCCgagcagttctgcagcagtgagcGCTTGAACTGGCAGGCCTTCTTCTCCTCACTGTCGTTGCCCCCTTGGATGAAGTACTGTCCTGAGACGCACTCGATGTTCTTCTCCTCTTGAACTTTGTCATCGTAAGCTGATGGGGAGCAAGAGACTCATTAATGCTCCTCAAGACCTGCTCAGATCCATGTTCTGAGGGTATCCAGATGCCAAGGATTACACCCAGGAACAGGCATGGAATAGGATGgtttccctgctgcagctcccaagGCTCCCAAAGCCTCCTttccagcaggagctgtgagACACCCACAGCTGATCTCCCTGTGAGGATCcccctgtgcagagctgctgttacCTTGCCCAACCCCAGAGCTGGGCTCATCACCGCCCCATCCCCATGTTAGCTCAGCCCTTGCCCCACGCTGCATCCTGTGTGCTATGCCACACAGCCCTGCATTGCACGAAGCTTGCCCGCACTGCAGCCCCCTGCCCACCTGCTAGGAACTGGTGCATGCTGTCCACATACGGCTGCCACGTGCTGGGCTTGGAGACGTTGAAGGCAATAGTAAAGCCGTTCAGGTATGGTCTGATCATTACTCCTGGGAGTGAGACAGGTGCTGTTAGAGTGGGACAATGCCGGCCATGGGTCTg from Meleagris gallopavo isolate NT-WF06-2002-E0010 breed Aviagen turkey brand Nicholas breeding stock chromosome 9, Turkey_5.1, whole genome shotgun sequence includes:
- the ATP1B4 gene encoding protein ATP1B4 isoform X3, with the translated sequence MEPGMEMTAASEGGTRQGPENKHEEKVQDPDRGEAETKAEMGNKTWADLAGEMKTFLWNPEDRTCMGRTAKSWGLILLFYFIFYTCLAGMFAFCMYVMLLTLSPYTPTYRDRVSPPAYDDKVQEEKNIECVSGQYFIQGGNDSEEKKACQFKRSLLQNCSGIEDPTFGFSKGQPCILLKMNRIIGYRPGAGVPVNVDCKVQKGNESDLRSVDFYPGNGTFDLMYYPYYGKLTHVNYTSPLVAMHFTDVKRNSLVHIQCKLNGKGIINDVNSDRFLGRIIFTLSIGK
- the ATP1B4 gene encoding protein ATP1B4 isoform X2, yielding MEMTAASEGGTRQGPENKHEEKVQDPDRGEAETKAEMGNKTWADLAGEMKTFLWNPEDRTCMGRTAKSWGLILLFYFIFYTCLAGMFAFCMYVMLLTLSPYTPTYRDRVSPPGVMIRPYLNGFTIAFNVSKPSTWQPYVDSMHQFLAAYDDKVQEEKNIECVSGQYFIQGGNDSEEKKACQFKRSLLQNCSGIEDPTFGFSKGQPCILLKMNRIIGYRPGAGVPVNVDCKVQKGNESDLRSVDFYPGNGTFDLMYYPYYGKLTHVNYTSPLVAMHFTDVKRNSLVHIQCKLNGKGIINDVNSDRFLGRIIFTLSIGK
- the ATP1B4 gene encoding protein ATP1B4 isoform X1 produces the protein MEPGMEMTAASEGGTRQGPENKHEEKVQDPDRGEAETKAEMGNKTWADLAGEMKTFLWNPEDRTCMGRTAKSWGLILLFYFIFYTCLAGMFAFCMYVMLLTLSPYTPTYRDRVSPPGVMIRPYLNGFTIAFNVSKPSTWQPYVDSMHQFLAAYDDKVQEEKNIECVSGQYFIQGGNDSEEKKACQFKRSLLQNCSGIEDPTFGFSKGQPCILLKMNRIIGYRPGAGVPVNVDCKVQKGNESDLRSVDFYPGNGTFDLMYYPYYGKLTHVNYTSPLVAMHFTDVKRNSLVHIQCKLNGKGIINDVNSDRFLGRIIFTLSIGK